One genomic segment of Sanyastnella coralliicola includes these proteins:
- a CDS encoding cytidine deaminase: protein MKHRVITLDYSTTEDWKELDSRHVEMIELAAESMNSAYAPYSEFKVGAVVEFEDGTVEVGNNQENAAYPSGMCAERVALFSAKAKFPEKSIKTIYIITHSTDGIPAAPCGSCRQVIKEVSDRQPSDIQLYIANSGGGLAFFEDATSLLPLGFGPEALKKG from the coding sequence ATGAAACATCGGGTGATAACGCTTGACTATTCGACCACGGAAGACTGGAAAGAATTGGATAGCCGACATGTAGAAATGATTGAGTTGGCAGCGGAGAGCATGAATTCAGCCTATGCACCCTACAGCGAATTCAAAGTAGGAGCTGTTGTTGAGTTCGAAGATGGAACAGTAGAGGTTGGAAACAACCAAGAAAATGCAGCCTATCCTTCAGGAATGTGTGCTGAACGGGTTGCGCTTTTTTCCGCGAAAGCGAAATTCCCAGAGAAATCTATCAAAACCATCTACATCATTACCCACTCAACCGATGGAATCCCTGCCGCTCCATGTGGATCATGTAGGCAGGTTATCAAAGAAGTTTCAGATCGTCAACCCTCAGATATTCAGTTGTATATCGCGAATTCTGGAGGCGGATTGGCCTTCTTTGAAGACGCTACTTCACTTTTGCCTCTTGGCTTTGGTCCTGAAGCGCTCAAAAAAGGGTAA
- a CDS encoding pyruvate dehydrogenase complex dihydrolipoamide acetyltransferase yields MPKLSDTMTEGVVAEWHKKVGDSVESGELLAEIETDKATMEFESFQDGVLLHIGVEVGQSAPVDSILCILGEKGEDVSALLASDDAAPAAEEKKEEAPAPAPAAPSPAPAPAPAPVAPAATAPVAAMPAPSSNGRIKASPLAKRLASEKGIDLSMVAGTGDGGRIVKRDIETFTPSARPAAASAPAFGQESYTDVAVSQMRKTIARRLAESKFTAPHFYLTVSIDMDEAIAARKAINAQDDVKVSFNDLVIKAAAVALRKHPAVNAAWMEDRIRYNDHVHVGVAVAVEDGLLVPVVRFADGKALTTINAEVKEFAGKARDKKLQPSDWEGNTFTISNLGMFGIEEFTAIINPPDSCILAVGGISQVPVVKDGQIVPGNVMKVTLSCDHRVVDGASGAAFLQTFKNLLENPVRMLT; encoded by the coding sequence ATGCCGAAACTCAGTGATACAATGACCGAAGGGGTCGTTGCTGAGTGGCACAAGAAGGTTGGTGATTCCGTAGAATCAGGTGAACTGCTCGCTGAAATCGAGACTGATAAAGCGACTATGGAATTCGAATCATTCCAGGATGGTGTGCTTCTGCACATCGGAGTGGAAGTAGGGCAAAGTGCTCCTGTTGATTCAATCCTATGTATCCTTGGTGAAAAAGGTGAAGACGTTAGTGCACTTCTTGCTTCAGATGATGCTGCTCCAGCAGCCGAAGAGAAGAAGGAAGAAGCTCCAGCGCCTGCTCCAGCAGCACCTTCTCCGGCTCCTGCACCCGCGCCAGCACCGGTTGCTCCTGCAGCAACTGCTCCTGTTGCAGCAATGCCTGCACCTTCAAGCAACGGACGAATTAAAGCTTCGCCGCTTGCGAAGAGATTGGCTTCTGAGAAAGGAATCGATCTTTCAATGGTAGCAGGTACAGGTGATGGTGGACGCATCGTGAAACGCGATATCGAAACATTCACGCCTTCTGCTCGTCCAGCAGCAGCTTCTGCTCCTGCCTTCGGACAAGAGAGCTACACAGATGTTGCCGTATCTCAAATGCGTAAGACGATTGCACGTCGTCTTGCTGAGAGTAAATTCACTGCCCCTCACTTCTACTTGACCGTATCCATTGATATGGATGAAGCCATTGCTGCTCGTAAAGCGATCAATGCTCAAGATGATGTGAAGGTGTCATTCAATGACCTGGTGATTAAGGCGGCAGCTGTCGCGCTGCGCAAGCACCCAGCAGTAAACGCTGCATGGATGGAAGATCGCATTCGATACAATGACCACGTACACGTTGGTGTAGCAGTTGCTGTCGAAGATGGTCTTTTGGTACCAGTTGTTCGTTTTGCTGACGGAAAAGCACTGACGACAATCAACGCTGAAGTGAAGGAATTCGCTGGAAAGGCACGCGATAAGAAACTACAACCTTCAGATTGGGAAGGAAATACATTCACGATCTCTAACCTAGGTATGTTCGGTATCGAAGAGTTTACTGCAATTATTAACCCACCTGATAGCTGTATCCTCGCCGTTGGCGGAATCAGCCAGGTTCCTGTAGTGAAAGACGGACAGATCGTACCAGGAAACGTGATGAAGGTAACCCTAAGCTGTGACCATCGCGTAGTGGATGGAGCTTCAGGAGCAGCCTTCCTACAGACGTTCAAGAACCTATTGGAGAATCCAGTACGCATGCTGACATAA
- the porV gene encoding type IX secretion system outer membrane channel protein PorV — MRTFANCNSIEMRKIALCVFAGLFGLSANAQLTSTSDGRVIQEEINTITTAVPFLLISPDSRSSAIGDAGVALSPDASSVHWNAAKMAFSDKEFEVGMSYSPWLRQLVDDMNLAYLSGYRKLNPNQAVGAAIRFFSLGNITFTDETGTAIRDFRPAEFSIDAAFSQRLSERFSGGIAARFVNSNLTGQTTILGVDSKPGRSVAVDVSVFYSNDDVELGGKDAIWNWGVNVSNIGAKMSYTETAEQDFIPANLRLGTALTTMLDEYNALTFTVDFNKLLVPTPPVYSETNRDSIVSGFDPNVGVATAIVQSFYDAPGIVLEDENGNFIVENGSRFREELREINIGGGLEYWYDQQFAFRAGYFYEHFTKGNRQFLTLGAGLKYTVFAIDLSYLISTTQQNPLANTLRFTLRLEFDKLDGGSSTRSEG, encoded by the coding sequence ATGCGTACATTTGCAAACTGCAATTCAATTGAGATGCGTAAAATAGCCCTATGTGTGTTCGCTGGACTGTTTGGACTGTCAGCTAACGCGCAACTTACTTCGACCTCTGATGGTCGAGTTATTCAAGAAGAGATCAACACGATCACCACAGCGGTGCCGTTCTTGCTGATTTCACCGGATTCACGTTCAAGTGCAATCGGTGATGCCGGAGTGGCGTTGTCTCCTGACGCATCTAGTGTTCACTGGAACGCAGCGAAGATGGCCTTCTCTGACAAAGAGTTTGAGGTAGGGATGTCATACAGCCCATGGTTACGTCAATTGGTTGATGATATGAACCTTGCGTACCTCAGTGGATACCGCAAGTTGAACCCGAATCAAGCAGTAGGGGCGGCAATTCGATTCTTTAGCCTAGGTAACATCACATTCACAGACGAAACAGGTACAGCTATTCGTGATTTCCGTCCAGCGGAATTCAGTATCGATGCTGCCTTCTCTCAGCGACTTTCTGAGCGTTTCTCAGGAGGTATCGCGGCGCGCTTCGTGAACTCTAACCTCACAGGTCAAACAACAATCCTTGGAGTAGATTCTAAGCCAGGACGTTCGGTTGCTGTTGACGTAAGTGTATTCTACTCGAACGACGACGTAGAGCTCGGTGGAAAAGACGCTATCTGGAATTGGGGTGTGAACGTATCGAACATCGGTGCGAAAATGAGCTACACCGAAACTGCAGAACAAGACTTTATCCCAGCAAACCTTCGCTTGGGAACGGCATTGACAACAATGCTAGATGAATACAACGCATTGACTTTCACTGTAGACTTCAACAAGTTGTTGGTACCTACACCTCCGGTATACTCTGAAACGAATCGTGATTCGATTGTTTCTGGGTTTGATCCAAACGTCGGTGTGGCTACGGCGATTGTACAATCTTTCTACGATGCACCAGGAATCGTTCTTGAAGACGAAAATGGAAACTTCATTGTAGAGAACGGATCTCGTTTCCGTGAGGAGCTTCGTGAGATCAACATCGGTGGTGGTTTGGAGTACTGGTACGATCAGCAATTCGCTTTCCGTGCAGGATACTTCTACGAGCACTTTACAAAAGGAAATCGTCAGTTCTTGACGCTTGGAGCAGGATTGAAGTACACGGTCTTCGCGATCGATCTATCGTACTTGATTTCTACGACACAGCAAAACCCATTGGCGAATACACTTCGTTTCACGCTACGTCTTGAGTTCGATAAGCTCGACGGTGGAAGTTCTACACGAAGCGAAGGATAA
- the ispF gene encoding 2-C-methyl-D-erythritol 2,4-cyclodiphosphate synthase, translated as MNIRVGFGYDVHQLAEGEELWLGGILVPHEKGAVGHSDADVVLHVICDALLGAANMRDIGYHFPDTDPKYKGVDSKLLLKDTIKLVREAGYRFGNADVTLALQRPKVLPYIEEMKECIAKVMEVELDQISVKATTTEKLGFVGTEAGVSAYAVVLIEKVA; from the coding sequence ATGAACATTCGAGTTGGCTTCGGCTACGACGTTCACCAACTAGCAGAAGGCGAAGAGCTTTGGTTGGGTGGAATTCTAGTGCCTCATGAAAAAGGAGCAGTGGGTCATTCAGATGCAGACGTTGTACTCCACGTGATTTGCGATGCGCTTCTTGGAGCAGCGAATATGCGTGATATCGGTTACCACTTTCCAGATACTGACCCGAAGTACAAAGGGGTGGATTCTAAGCTCCTTCTAAAAGACACCATTAAGCTCGTTCGTGAGGCCGGTTACCGTTTCGGTAATGCAGATGTCACACTAGCGCTTCAGCGTCCGAAGGTGCTGCCTTATATCGAGGAGATGAAGGAGTGTATTGCGAAAGTAATGGAAGTGGAACTCGACCAGATTTCAGTCAAAGCAACAACCACCGAGAAACTCGGCTTTGTAGGGACGGAAGCGGGGGTGAGTGCTTACGCAGTGGTCTTGATAGAAAAGGTGGCTTAA
- a CDS encoding polyphosphate polymerase domain-containing protein has product MLDKELKILQGFDPISLSQMDEVALLDRQDTKYLLKRNDFARILEALQEEYYALEVVGKRRSHYRTLYFDSQDLLFYNLHQRGKKNRVKIRMRQYVDSSLTFLEIKLKNNKNRTVKFRKEIEGIHDTLSKDDLDFIDESYRLEEPLKASIMNDFHRITLVHKKKQERLTFDVDLDFENRKEEHRVLDDLVIAEMKQERFDRESRFAQLAKQLHIRPERVSKYCLGVALLIDDAKKNRIKEKLRRISKLSETLVV; this is encoded by the coding sequence GTGTTAGATAAGGAGTTGAAGATACTGCAAGGATTTGACCCCATTTCGTTGTCGCAAATGGATGAGGTCGCGCTTCTAGACCGTCAAGACACAAAGTACCTTTTGAAACGCAATGATTTCGCTCGAATTCTTGAAGCGTTGCAAGAAGAGTACTATGCGCTTGAAGTGGTTGGGAAACGTCGATCGCACTATCGCACGCTCTATTTTGACAGTCAAGACCTGCTTTTCTACAACCTTCATCAACGAGGGAAGAAAAACCGTGTGAAGATTCGCATGCGTCAATACGTTGACTCAAGTTTGACCTTTCTGGAGATCAAGCTGAAGAACAACAAAAACCGCACAGTGAAATTCAGAAAGGAGATCGAAGGCATTCATGACACGCTCTCGAAAGATGACCTGGACTTCATCGATGAGAGTTACCGACTTGAAGAACCGCTCAAGGCGAGTATCATGAACGACTTTCACCGGATCACCTTGGTGCACAAAAAGAAACAAGAACGACTCACCTTTGATGTTGATCTTGATTTCGAGAATAGAAAGGAAGAGCACCGCGTATTAGACGACTTGGTGATCGCTGAAATGAAGCAAGAACGCTTTGATCGCGAGTCTCGGTTTGCACAACTGGCAAAACAACTGCATATTCGCCCAGAAAGAGTTAGTAAATACTGCCTTGGAGTAGCGTTGCTAATTGATGATGCAAAGAAGAACCGGATCAAAGAAAAGCTGAGAAGAATTTCTAAGCTATCGGAGACACTGGTTGTTTAG
- a CDS encoding DUF4956 domain-containing protein — translation MNQNQSFSGMVYLVCTLLFCLFGFTGFAQNDEVVFINDDLTQHFSFLGRLAINLTVSVVLVRLIYYPVAKRKDFLFTYILISLSIFFLCYLLSNVALDLAFALGLFAIFGIIRYRTDAIPIKEMTYLFIVIALAVMNALVTGIPLVEIGIANAFVLAITYGLEKVWLVRHESHKIVLYERIELVKAGNREALKADLEERTGIKINRVEIGRIDFLRDTALLKIYFYEDAQEGHYEES, via the coding sequence ATGAACCAAAATCAATCATTCTCTGGAATGGTGTACCTTGTTTGCACCCTACTATTCTGTCTTTTCGGATTCACGGGCTTTGCCCAGAATGATGAAGTGGTCTTCATTAATGACGACCTAACTCAGCACTTCTCTTTCCTCGGACGACTTGCAATCAACCTCACGGTATCTGTAGTTTTGGTACGTTTGATTTACTACCCAGTAGCCAAGCGTAAAGACTTTTTGTTCACCTACATACTGATCTCGCTTTCCATCTTCTTCTTGTGTTACCTACTCTCTAATGTAGCACTTGACTTAGCCTTTGCACTCGGTCTATTCGCCATCTTTGGTATCATTCGTTACCGTACTGACGCCATTCCAATTAAAGAGATGACTTACCTCTTCATTGTGATTGCGCTCGCCGTAATGAATGCTCTGGTGACAGGAATTCCGTTGGTGGAGATCGGCATAGCAAATGCTTTTGTTTTGGCTATCACTTACGGACTTGAAAAGGTTTGGTTGGTGCGTCACGAATCACATAAGATCGTACTCTACGAACGTATTGAATTGGTAAAAGCTGGAAACAGAGAGGCCCTTAAAGCCGACTTAGAAGAAAGAACCGGTATCAAAATCAACCGTGTTGAGATTGGTCGCATCGATTTCTTACGCGATACAGCTCTGCTGAAGATCTACTTCTACGAAGATGCTCAAGAGGGGCACTACGAAGAGTCTTAA
- the pdhA gene encoding pyruvate dehydrogenase (acetyl-transferring) E1 component subunit alpha, whose protein sequence is MLLMRKFEEKCGQLYIQQKFGGFCHLYIGQEAILAGMTEAIRKDDRVITAYRDHAHPIALGMHPKYVMAELYGKATGCSKGKGGSMHMFDKERNLFGGHGIVGGQIPLGAGIAFADKYRKQDNVTVCFFGDGAARQGALHESFNMAMTWKLPVIYVIENNNYAMGTSVERTSNVTDLSKLGLSYEMPSESVDGMSPEAVTEAFARAAERARKGEGPTLLDIRTYRYKGHSMSDPQKYRTKEEVAEYKEQDPIDHVLEVIKKKKYMTAAGIKKVQQEVKDLVEESVKFAEESPYPEAAELYKDVYTQEDYPFVND, encoded by the coding sequence ATGCTCTTGATGAGAAAATTCGAAGAGAAGTGTGGTCAACTATACATTCAACAGAAATTTGGTGGATTCTGTCACCTATACATCGGTCAGGAAGCAATCTTGGCTGGTATGACAGAAGCGATTCGCAAAGATGACCGTGTCATTACAGCGTACCGTGACCACGCTCACCCCATTGCACTTGGAATGCATCCAAAGTATGTCATGGCTGAGCTTTACGGAAAAGCAACCGGTTGTTCTAAAGGAAAAGGTGGATCAATGCACATGTTCGACAAAGAGCGCAACCTCTTTGGTGGACACGGTATCGTAGGAGGTCAAATTCCACTTGGTGCTGGAATTGCCTTTGCAGATAAGTACCGTAAGCAAGACAACGTCACTGTTTGTTTCTTCGGAGATGGTGCTGCTCGTCAGGGAGCACTTCACGAAAGCTTTAACATGGCGATGACATGGAAGCTTCCGGTGATTTACGTGATCGAGAACAACAATTACGCGATGGGTACTTCTGTTGAACGTACTTCAAACGTAACTGACCTTTCTAAGTTGGGTCTCTCTTACGAAATGCCATCTGAATCTGTAGACGGAATGAGTCCTGAAGCAGTAACAGAAGCATTCGCTCGTGCAGCAGAGCGTGCACGTAAAGGAGAAGGGCCAACACTTCTTGATATCCGCACTTACCGCTACAAAGGACACTCAATGTCTGATCCTCAGAAGTACCGCACGAAAGAGGAAGTAGCTGAGTACAAAGAACAAGATCCAATCGACCATGTTCTAGAAGTGATCAAGAAGAAAAAATACATGACTGCAGCAGGTATCAAGAAGGTACAGCAGGAAGTAAAAGACTTGGTTGAAGAAAGTGTAAAATTCGCTGAAGAATCTCCATACCCGGAGGCAGCAGAACTTTATAAGGATGTCTACACTCAGGAAGACTATCCTTTTGTAAACGACTAA
- the porU gene encoding type IX secretion system sortase PorU: MKYLLLVFTAILASFSGLSQRSIDVQYSIEWTDDQGETPVPVGKVGFETALWEDELPTALFTKEIQGNASRVQLILENLESEIINENELTARQIQLLPTQVVLEPTVKQGRTDYYVQIRIIPIWRDPQTGVIRRLLSFDGLLEFTPGRSVTGRALSWAPNSVLAEGTFYKLAIAEDGIYRIDRAFLQSMGIDINALDPNQINIYGNGGALLPFDNDVDRPTGLRKNAIYVEGADDGSFDSNDFILFYGRGADSWAYDEGDEIYRHTRHHYSDSAYYFMRIDDVDPLRIASAEDPGAANQTSNAFTDHQFLENENVNLAKSGREFYGDNFTNGQPVPFAFAAPNLLSEQGYFESRVAIRSMDVSSTFDMTIFGEQVGLTPSATSDGATSNFANIALANTNFIPSGDQVSVTVQLDQATPDAEGWIDYLMWNARRELSMAGSQMEFRDPTVTGAGNVTEFTMENAFTVSQIWDITDFVVPQLVPFTPDQNDPSTISFTAATEENKEFIAFGNFNFLEPVSHGQIENQNLHALTDIDLVVLTNERFLPVAEEYIAIHEEDGLTIALVDLYQVYNEFSSGNPDVTGVKMLMKMLFDRANGDVSLMPKYLQIVGDGSFQNRHVKNDAATIITYQSLTSNSPVFSYVSDDYFGFLSDDAGEALGDLMDIGVGRIPCQNVAEGLGYLNKVRSYRSGNTSTDGDAYCIGDDALSPFGAWRNVITFVADDYDGNGAPIEINHMSNSEEHNDTIISRHNDYDIVKIYMDAYQQNSTPGGERYPDAEDAIRRRVQNGSLIVNYIGHGGERGWAHERVLNTTTIQEWTNFNSLPVFVTATCELARFDDPEFKSAGELLIMNPNGGAVAMLTTTRIVFSGSNQQLNRAFFKVALEDEDIEELTLGFICMETKNDDGVTDSSNKRNFSLLGDVALKMVYPKVDVYTTEINGVAIDPLQPDTVRSLQEVTIKGYVGATDGTKLTDFNGFVYPTVYDKKSEVTTLNNDGGSSGFDYEVWKNILYKGKASVTNGDFEFSFIIPRDIAYDFGTGRVSFYAVAGDIDGHGHSEDFIIGGALEGAELNDQGPEVNLFLNDSTFVFGGITDEDPILFAKVFDENGVNTVGSGIGHDIKAILDANTSDPIILNDFYESDLDTYQSGEIRYQLNSLSEGTHNLSLKVWDVHNNSSEAYTEFVVADSEELVLEHVLNYPNPFTTHTEFMFEHNQPCDFLDVQIQVFTVGGKMVKSINRTVRSEGFRGEPISWDGLDDFGDTIGRGVYVYRVKVTTPEGQSTEQFEKLVILR, from the coding sequence ATGAAGTATTTACTCCTAGTTTTTACGGCCATTTTGGCCTCTTTTTCAGGACTCTCTCAACGTTCGATTGATGTTCAGTATTCTATTGAATGGACTGACGATCAGGGAGAAACGCCTGTTCCTGTCGGGAAAGTTGGTTTCGAAACGGCCCTTTGGGAAGACGAACTTCCGACGGCTCTTTTCACAAAAGAAATTCAGGGAAATGCTTCACGGGTTCAATTGATTCTTGAGAACCTAGAGTCTGAAATAATCAATGAAAATGAATTGACAGCTCGTCAAATTCAACTTCTTCCGACTCAAGTTGTCCTCGAACCAACCGTAAAACAAGGTCGAACTGACTACTATGTTCAGATTCGAATCATCCCAATTTGGCGTGATCCCCAGACGGGCGTTATTCGTCGTTTGCTTTCGTTCGATGGTCTTTTGGAATTCACTCCAGGACGTTCTGTTACCGGTCGTGCACTAAGCTGGGCTCCGAACAGTGTGCTTGCTGAGGGTACTTTCTATAAACTCGCTATCGCGGAAGACGGAATCTACCGTATTGACCGTGCTTTCCTACAATCAATGGGGATTGACATCAATGCACTCGATCCAAATCAGATCAATATCTACGGTAATGGAGGGGCACTGCTTCCATTTGACAACGATGTTGACCGACCAACAGGACTAAGAAAGAATGCCATATATGTTGAAGGTGCCGATGATGGCAGTTTCGATTCCAATGATTTCATTCTTTTTTACGGAAGAGGAGCTGATTCATGGGCCTATGACGAGGGCGACGAGATTTATCGTCATACCCGTCACCACTATTCAGATTCAGCGTATTATTTCATGCGTATTGATGATGTTGATCCTTTGCGTATCGCTAGCGCGGAAGATCCGGGAGCTGCTAACCAGACGTCGAATGCCTTTACTGATCACCAGTTCCTAGAGAATGAAAATGTAAACTTGGCCAAGTCAGGTCGAGAGTTCTACGGAGACAACTTCACAAATGGTCAGCCCGTACCGTTTGCCTTTGCCGCTCCTAATTTGTTGAGTGAGCAAGGCTACTTTGAATCACGCGTGGCCATTCGTTCAATGGATGTCTCAAGTACTTTCGATATGACCATTTTCGGTGAGCAAGTTGGATTAACACCTTCAGCCACGAGTGATGGAGCCACCTCGAACTTTGCGAACATTGCTTTAGCGAATACGAACTTCATCCCTTCAGGTGATCAAGTGAGCGTGACAGTGCAGCTCGATCAGGCAACTCCTGATGCTGAAGGCTGGATAGACTACCTAATGTGGAATGCCCGTCGTGAACTGTCAATGGCAGGAAGCCAGATGGAATTTCGCGATCCAACCGTAACAGGAGCTGGAAATGTAACGGAGTTTACCATGGAGAATGCCTTCACGGTAAGTCAGATCTGGGATATTACAGACTTTGTTGTTCCTCAACTGGTTCCTTTTACACCTGATCAGAACGATCCTTCTACGATCAGTTTTACCGCTGCTACAGAAGAAAACAAAGAATTTATCGCATTCGGGAATTTCAACTTCCTAGAACCTGTAAGCCATGGTCAAATCGAAAACCAAAATCTTCACGCACTGACAGACATCGACCTTGTTGTGTTGACCAATGAGCGATTCCTGCCGGTGGCAGAAGAATATATTGCCATTCACGAAGAAGATGGTTTGACGATCGCTTTGGTTGACTTGTACCAAGTATATAACGAGTTCTCTAGTGGTAATCCAGATGTGACTGGAGTGAAGATGCTGATGAAAATGCTCTTCGATCGTGCAAATGGAGATGTGTCTCTGATGCCAAAGTACCTTCAAATTGTCGGTGATGGATCCTTCCAGAACCGCCACGTGAAGAACGATGCGGCAACCATTATTACTTACCAGAGCTTGACGTCGAATAGTCCGGTATTCTCGTACGTGAGTGATGACTATTTCGGATTCTTGTCTGATGATGCTGGTGAGGCGCTAGGTGATCTTATGGACATTGGGGTAGGACGAATTCCTTGTCAAAATGTGGCTGAAGGATTGGGCTACCTTAATAAAGTACGCAGCTACCGTTCAGGGAATACAAGCACTGATGGTGATGCCTACTGTATTGGTGATGATGCTCTTTCTCCTTTTGGAGCTTGGCGAAACGTGATCACCTTCGTAGCAGATGACTACGATGGAAATGGGGCGCCAATTGAGATCAACCACATGAGTAACAGTGAAGAGCACAATGACACCATCATTTCTCGTCACAACGATTACGACATTGTAAAAATATACATGGACGCTTACCAGCAGAATTCAACTCCTGGTGGTGAACGTTACCCGGATGCAGAAGATGCCATTCGTCGCCGTGTGCAAAATGGATCACTCATCGTCAATTACATCGGCCATGGGGGTGAGCGCGGTTGGGCACACGAACGCGTGTTGAATACGACAACAATTCAGGAATGGACGAACTTCAACAGTCTTCCAGTCTTCGTTACAGCGACATGTGAGTTGGCTCGTTTCGATGACCCTGAGTTCAAATCAGCAGGAGAGTTGCTCATTATGAATCCGAATGGAGGAGCGGTGGCCATGTTGACCACCACCCGAATCGTATTCTCAGGAAGTAATCAGCAATTGAACCGCGCCTTTTTCAAGGTCGCTCTTGAAGATGAAGACATCGAAGAGTTGACCCTTGGTTTCATTTGTATGGAAACCAAAAACGACGATGGCGTGACGGATTCGTCGAACAAGCGAAACTTCAGTTTGTTAGGAGACGTGGCCTTGAAGATGGTATATCCAAAAGTTGACGTTTACACCACTGAGATTAACGGAGTGGCCATTGACCCGCTGCAACCTGATACGGTACGCTCGCTCCAAGAGGTAACCATAAAAGGATATGTAGGAGCTACTGACGGAACGAAGTTGACGGATTTCAATGGTTTTGTTTACCCAACGGTTTACGACAAGAAGTCAGAAGTGACGACACTTAACAACGATGGAGGCTCATCAGGCTTCGATTACGAAGTGTGGAAGAATATCCTATATAAAGGTAAAGCGAGTGTGACGAATGGCGACTTTGAATTCTCATTCATCATTCCACGTGATATCGCCTATGACTTTGGAACGGGACGTGTTTCCTTCTATGCAGTGGCTGGTGATATTGATGGGCACGGCCACAGTGAAGATTTCATCATTGGGGGTGCCTTGGAAGGTGCTGAATTGAATGATCAAGGACCAGAAGTGAATCTCTTCTTGAACGACTCAACCTTCGTTTTTGGCGGAATTACAGACGAAGACCCTATTCTTTTCGCGAAAGTGTTTGATGAGAATGGAGTGAATACCGTTGGAAGTGGAATTGGTCACGACATCAAGGCCATCTTGGATGCGAATACCAGTGACCCGATTATCCTAAATGACTTTTATGAATCAGATCTTGATACCTACCAAAGTGGAGAGATCAGATATCAGTTGAACTCCCTCAGTGAAGGCACACACAACTTGAGCCTGAAAGTGTGGGACGTTCATAACAACTCAAGTGAGGCATATACTGAATTTGTTGTAGCCGATTCGGAAGAGCTTGTACTTGAACATGTGTTGAACTACCCAAATCCATTTACTACCCATACCGAGTTCATGTTTGAACACAACCAACCATGTGACTTCTTGGATGTACAAATTCAAGTTTTCACGGTAGGTGGTAAAATGGTGAAAAGTATCAATAGAACCGTACGTTCCGAAGGTTTCCGAGGAGAACCAATCTCTTGGGATGGCCTAGACGATTTCGGGGATACGATAGGTAGAGGTGTATATGTATACCGTGTGAAGGTCACGACACCGGAAGGACAAAGCACCGAACAATTCGAAAAACTTGTGATCCTAAGATAA